GTCAACATAAATTTAAAAGTTTTTTCGAAATTTCTCTCCCCTTACCCCTTAGCGGTTGCGATTCATTGCTCACTAGGCTACGCTTATTTTATTCTATCGTATTTCATTCACAAAAGGAGAGACTTCTATTGATTCAGCGATTACTCCAAAATCCATGGCATGTTATGATTGGCGTCTGCCTTGCACTAACAATCGCGCTGATTAGTTTCACATATTATAATGCTTCGTTTTATCAAGTTCCTATTGGAGAAGTGACAAAAATCAACTCACATCAGAGTAAAAAAACGTTAAATGCCCAACATAATAAAGATATGCACTACACAGATCAGCTATCTATCAAATTGTTGAACACAAATCAAAAAGGGACGACTGTCAAAGTCGAACATCAATATAATGGCTCTCACACCGAGGCGCAACCCTATCACACAGGAGACCGTCTGCTACTGCACATCAATCCCTCAACAAAAGAAGCTTATATTGTAGAGAAAAAACGAGATACCCTTGTTGTAACGATATTGAGTGTATTCATACTATCTTTACTGATTATTGGTCAAAGAATTGGTTTCCAATCTGTCCTTTCACTCGCTATGAATACAGGCGCTATCCTTGTCGCTGTCTGGATATATAACAAGTACCCTAACTTAAATTTGTTTCTTTTAATGAGTTTTGCTATCGTGCTTGCAACCATTTTAACACTCACACTCGTCACTGGTTGGCAATCACGTACAATTGTCACCATTGTCAGCACATTACTTGGTACATTCATATGCGTAGCCATCGCATGGCTTGTGATTACCTCCACCAATAGTCAGGGAATAAAATACGAAACAATGAGTTTTTTAACAGTCCAACCTAAAATGATTTTTCTAACCTCTGTTCTTGTGGGGACACTCGGTGCTGTTATGGATGTAGCCATCACGATTTCTAGTGGCATGTATGAAATCTTACAGCGCACACCCAACATTCAAACACAACGTTGGATCAAGGCAGGACAAAATATTGGTAAAGATATCATGGGGACGATGACAAATATTTTACTTTTTTCTTATCTAGCTGGAAGTTTACCCATGTTGTTATTATTTTTAAAAAATGGCAATACATTAACATATAGTATTTCCATGAATTGGTCACTTGAAATATGTCGTGCCATTATAGGAGGGATTGGTATCGTACTGACTGTGCCACTTACAATTCTCTTAATGCAAATTTGGTACCACTGGAAAGGAGGACGTATCTCATGAATGCTATCTTTATACTCATGGTCATCCTATTCATATTAATGAGTCTTTTTGGTGGAAAAACAGGGGTTGTTTCTTTTTTAACACTCTTTTTAAACTTTATTATTTTGTTTATAACATTATTATTCATCGTCTTTGGTGCACCCATTTATATGATGAGCCTAATCTTTAGCCTTTTGATTGCAGCAGTGAACCTTTTCTTGCTCAATGGTGTCAATATCAAAACCATTGCCGCCTTTATTGCCAGTATTATAACGGCACTACTCATGCTAGGCGCTATTTATTTTTCTGTGCAAGTTGGTCATTTGCAAGGCTTTACACCTGAAGAACAAGATGAAACCTATGTTTATTCCTTAAATATCGGCATCAATATGACTCAGTTTATGATATTTACCGTCATATTAGCAGTTATTGCTGCGGTCATTGATTTGGCGATCACTATCAGTTCACCTGTTTATGAATTACATCTAACCAATTCGTCATTAACACAACGACAACTATTTGTTTCAGGTATGCGTGTGGGTCGAGAAATTTTAGCAACTTCAGCTAATACCATCTACCTTGCTTTTCTAGGTGGTTCTTTAACATTACTATTTTGGTTTTTCAACTTAGATTATCGTTTAGGCCATTTAATTAACACAAAACTTTTCAGTCAAGAAGTGATTACTATCGCACTTGGCGGCATTGCTATTGCAATATGTATTCCTATTACTGCCTTTATTACAGCGTGGCTACTTAAGCACCGCACACCATTTATGAATCAACCTACTCAATCGGCTATAGCGCAACACACAAAAAATGACAAATAAAAAGATCACATAGGGATTCAGACATCTTCAATTTGTATTCTAGGAAACCGATATGTCGTGTCCTAAAAACAAGCTTTTGTCTCAATCTCAATGTGATCTTTATTCATATATTTATTCTGTCACAACACGATCTTTTGCAGTAATTGCTATCACTTCATCTGGGAAGAAGGCTACTTGTGTTGTATCTGCATCATAAAATTCTTGTCTATCAACATGTTCTTGAATATCTTTTTGGCTGTCTTTAATTTTTTCAACTTTAAGAACCAAATCTACAAGTTTTTGGTTGTTATCAAAGCCTAGAATCACATCATTTGTTTCATAATATGAGATACCAGCTTCCGTGCCAATCATTTTCACATTTTTACCCAACACTTTATCCATATCAGCTTTTGTTGATTGGCCTACTTTTAAACCTTCATATTTAAAATTATCTGCAGCAAGTGCTTGATAGAAATATTTATCTTTCAAAGCATCATTTTCTTTATGGTTGAATGTCCCTTTATAATTATAATATGGCTTTTGTGATTCTTCTTTCGCAGCTTGTGCAGTCTGGTCTGTCACATCCGAAAGTGTAACACCACCTAATAACAATCCTGCTGAAACACCTGTCGCAACAAGTACTTTCATATATTTATTCATTTGAATCACTCCTTTTCTTACTTTAAATTTGATTTGATGCATTAAGTTATTAAAATGCATTTCCCATCATATCACTGACGATATACTATCTCAAGAAATCATTCTGATTAAACATATTGTCTCCAACGCCTATCTCAATAGTAACAAACTCACTATTATAATACACGCAATTCAATAGCTAACGTCATAAACAGTCGTTTTATAGTAAAAATTGTAGCATCTATGTGTACAATGTTGAAAAAAGGATATATATTATAATATATTCAAGATTACGGATAAGGAGTGTCATTAAAATGGCTAAAAAATCTCAAAAAGGATTAAGTATCCTGTCTACAGTATTATCTGGTGCAACAATCGCATTAGACGGTTATAATCGTTATGTTTACCGCTCAAAAAACAAACAATTAAGTTACTTGTCATTAGGACTTGGTGCCGCTGATATGTTAATCGACTTCTATCTTTCATTCGGTGCTAAGAACAAGGCTGTTAAAGCTTGGTCATTATTTTCACTTAGTCGTCAATTACGCGCACAAGCTGAGAAATACAAGGCAATTAAGAACCAATAACGTTAAAAGCAGTAAATCCACTCATTTTAAGGATTTACTGCTTTTTGTTTTAATGAATATATTTAAATGAATTTGCGCTATAGCTTGGAATTGTACGATATGTCAATACACCCGGACCTGCACTATAGTTCATTTCTGATACGAGAACACTGCCATCTCCGTTGATGCGTTCCACATATGCTACATGCCCATAATACCCAAGATCTGATTGTAAAATCGCACCAACAGCTGGTTGATAATTGACTGTATATCCGTCTCTCACCGCATTATCATCCCATACATTGGCATTCCACCAATATGTACTAATGCCACGTCCTGCTGCTTGGCGTTTATTAAACACATGCCATGTACATTGTCCCCAATCATATAAATTACTATGATTGAATGTTGATGTTGAACCATATGTTGTCGTCGCAGTTGTTGGTGTTTGCGTTTGTGCACCCATTCCTGTACCTGTCACTTTTAATTTTTGACCAGGAAAAATTAAGAATCCACTCAAACCATTCAAGTTCATAATGTTTTGGTATGTCGTGCCATATTTTGACGCAATCAATCCTAATGAATCCCCTGGCTGTACCGTATAATACGATGAATTTGAAGTTGTGTTAGCAGTGTTGGCATTTTGATTTGAAGTTGCTTGGTTTGTTGTTGCCGTCCCACTTACACGTAGTTTTTGACCAGGATGGATTAAAAAGCTATTTAAACCATTTAAGTTCATAATATTTTGATATGTCGTACCATATTTTGACGCAATCAATCCTAGTGAATCTCCTGGTTGTACCGTATAATATGATGAATTTGAAGCTGTATTAGCAGTGTTTTGACTTGATGTTGTTTGATTTGTCGTAGCTGTACCACTTACACGAAGTTGCTGCCCAGGATAAATCCAAAAATTGTTCAATCCATTCAATCGCATAATATTTTGATATGTTGTACCATATCGTGCAGCAATTGCTGCTAGTGAATCTCCACTGCGAACAGTATATGTATTAGATGTTACATTGTTCGTTTGGTTTGTCTGACGAACTGTTGTGCTGCCACCCGAAATTTTTAACACTTGATTAGGGAAGATCAAGTTTGAGTTCAAATTATTGTATGACTTCAACTGCGCAATGCTGATTTGGTGTTTGGTAGCAATAGACCATAGTGAGTCGCCTGCTTGCACACGATAAGTTGCTGCTTCTGCATCACTCACTGCAGCCACTGTTGAAATTGCTGATGTACCGATAACGGCTGCAATTAATTTTTTTCGCACGCTCTCTCTCTCCTTAACGATAACTTTTTACATTTTTACATTATACACGTCACATATGTCAAAATACATACCAGTTATATGACATTCATATTACAAAATACTGTTGACTTATTTGTAACAAGGAAGGTGTGCAGCAATTAAACACCCATTAGCAGTTTCTTGATCATAAGCACTCTCACCCTCTAACCAAGTAGACTAGACGTAAAAAACTTTTATAAAACATGTCAATAAATCATTATTATGCGTCAGTCTCCTAAACGCCTCACCACTATTTCCCCAAAATATATCCACACGATATCATTTATATTTTTCACTATGTAGCAATAACAAATGACACAGCACAAAAAAGTTGAGAAGCATCTTTAACCTGTGCTCCTCAACTTTGTATTCAATCATTATTTCGCTGTTAATGCATCTAATGCTTGTTTCAAGTCTGCTACTAAATCTTCTGTATCTTCAATACCTAAAGATAAACGAACCAATCCATCCGCAATACCTTCTTTTGCACGGATATCTGCAGGAATAGACGCGTGTGTCATTAAGCTTGGAACAGAGATAAGACTTTCTACCGCACCAAGGCTTTCCGCCAATGTAAAGTAGCGTGTATCTGTCACTAATTGTTTCGCTTGTTCGACATCTGCCACTTCAAATGAGACAACACCTGGCGTCCCTTCTGCTTGTGCTTGATGCACATCGTAGTTCAAGTGATCTTTTTGACTTGGATGATATACTTTCGCTACATTTGGATGTTCTTCTAACATAGACACGACAGCAAGTGCATTTTTTTCAATTTGGTCTAATCGTAAACCAAGCGTCTTCATACCACGTACAACTAAATAGCTATCTTGTGGTCCTAAAACACCACCTGTAGAGTTTTGAATGAAACCAATGCGTTCTGCAAGCGCATCATCTGAAACAGCGACAAGCCCTGCTACAACATCACTATGGCCACCTAAGTATTTCGTTGCAGAGTGTAATACAATATCTGCACCTAATGTTAATGGTGTTTGGAAATAAGGTGTCATAAATGTGTTATCTACAACTGTAAGCAATTCATGCTTATGTGCTAATTCGCTGACTGCACGGATATCTGTAATACGTAATAACGGGTTAGATGGTGTTTCAATAAATACCATTTTTGTATTGTCTTGAATTTTATCTGCAATGTTTTGTACATCTGTCGTATTCACAAAGTCGAATGAAATACCATAACGTTCAAATACTTTTGTCATCGCACGGTATGTACCACCATAGACATCTGAACCTACAATCACATGATCTCCTTGATCTAATAGCATCATCACTGCACTAATTGCCGCAATGCCTGATCCAAATGCAAAGCCGTGTTTCCCATGTTCTAAATCAGCAATCACAGATTCTAATGCTGTACGTGTTGGGTTGGCCGTACGTGAATATTCATAGCCTTGACGAAGAGAGCCAATGCCATCTTGCTCGTATGTACTTGTTTGATAAATTGGTGTTGTCACGGCTCCTGTGTAAGGATCTGTTGTCTTACCTCCGTGAATGAGTAATGTTTTTTTATTCATAGCTTAAACGCCTCCATATTGAAATATTTGTTTTGACATATAACGGTCGCTACCGTCTGGAAATACAACAACGATATCTCCTTTTTCTATGCGCTTAGCCACACGCAATGCACCTTCTAAGGCAGCACCTGAAGAGCTCCCTACAAGTAATCCTTCATTTTTAGCTAATTCGCGAACATGACGAAAGGCCAATTCATCGGATACAACTTCTACTCGATCAATCCACGATGCATCCAAGAAAGGCGGCCATACTTCGACACCGATGCCTTCTGTATCATGTTTTCCTTTCTTGCCACCACTTAAAATAGAGCCCTCTGGTTCAACGACTACAGATTTGACACCTTGTTTTTGAAGTATTTCTGACACACCTGAAAACGTACCACCTGATCCCGCACCCGCTACAAAGTAATCCATTGATGGTAAAGCCACCAACAATTCTTGCGCTAATGTATCTCTATACGCTGCTGGGTTATCTAATGTTTCAAATTGATTTGTGTAATAGGCACCTTCTGTTTGCGCGTAGTCTTGTGCTGCTTGACGTGCACCAAGCATGCCTTCTGATCGAGGTGTACGATATATCGTTGCACCCATCGCACGCATAATTTCAATCTTCTCTTCAGAAAAACCTTCTGGCGCAAAAATCACACATTCAATATCATACTGTGTCGCAACAAGTGCTAAACCGATACCCGTATTACCCGCTGTAGCCTCTACTAATCGACCACCACGTTGTAAGTCACCACGCGTGATTGCCTGCTCAATTAAATACTTACCAAGCCTATCCTTAATGCTACCTCCAGGATTGTGCATCTCTAACTTCGCAAAAATACGGACGTCTTCTGTACTATAATGTTTTAATTGTACTAACGGTGTTTGACCAATTAAATCTATCGTATTCACATCATGGACTCCTTTATAAAACCTAGTTGAACAATAAGAATTATATGTGATGTTTTTAAATATTTCAATCTATAAACTTCATAGCAAATATCAGTTACACTATTTATAAGCAAAATGAACGCATTTTTTAATGATAGGAAGGTGTAAATCTTATGGTCATTGTTCAAACATCACTCGGACAACTTCACGGTATACATAACAAAGACTTCGATGTCTTCAAAGGCATTCCTTATGCAGTTCCTCCTATTGGTAAACGGCGCTTTCGCCATGCCGAACTTTGGACCCAACGTTGGGAAGGGACTCGTGATGCACGTGCCTTTGGTGCTGTCCCCGTCCAACCACCCAACACATTAGAAGCGTTTTTCTCTGCCAATCAATCATCTTATGAACAGAATGAAGACTGTCTCACGCTCAATATTTGGCGTCCAAATTCAAGTCGCCATCAAAGGCCATTACCTGTCTTGCTCTACTTTTATGGTGGCAGCTTTGTGAACGGGCACAGCGCACAAGACCTCTATCAACCCGAAGCAATCGTCAAGCAGGAACCCGTTATTGTTGTCACATGTAATTATCGCTTAGGTGCATTGGGATTTTTAGACTGGTCTGCTCTCAATCAGACATGGGACAGTAATAACGGACTATCCGATCAAATATGTGCCTTACAATGGGTGTATGAACACATTGCTGCATTCGGTGGGGATCCGACCCACATTACATTGGTAGGGCAGTCTGCCGGGGCAATGAGTATTCAAGCATTATTACAACTCCCACAAGTGCAACCACTGGTACGTAACGCCGTACTGATGAGCGGCATTCTACAACCGGATACTGCTGAACATGCACAACAAAAAGCACAAGAATTTCAATCATTAAAGTTACAGGTCGCACCTGATACACCTTGGGAAGAACTATCATCCGAGACAATCCTAGACCTTATGGGGCAGCACCAAGCACAATATGGCAAATCAAAAGGACTTGAACTCCTTTATCAACCCGTTACAACGAATCAAATGCCGATACATCAAAATGCGCCTTTACCATGTCCCATATGGATGGGTATCACAACATCAGAAGGCGATATTTATATTAAAAATGCACAAAAAGTGTTAGCACCCATTCAATTTCAAAAAGTCATTTCACGTGCTGGTCTCCCTTTACCAGACGTCCATGAGATTGAGACAGCCCAGCAACAGCGTGACTATATTACCCAACATTACTTTCATAGCCCTTTTCATCATTATGTTAAATTATTGAAGCCACATACTGATGTCTACACATATTTATTTGACTGGTCGCATTCAGCACATCCTTTATACCATAGTGCTTATCATATATTAGACGTGTTATTTTGGTTTGGGCGTCTTGACATCATCAAAGCACAGGGTGCAATGGTGACTCAGCACGAAGAACAGTTAAGTCAACAAATGATTCATGATTTATATACTTTTGCTTATACCAGTCAACTGCCACAAAAATATTATCAATATCAATAAAAAACACTTTCGCTGCGGTTTTAAAGAGACCGTAACGAAAGTGTTTTTCTGTATATCTATTAGACTAATTGTAAAATAAATACTGCTAAAATAACGAATGGTAAAACAAACTTCACTAATGCATACCATGGATAGAAGAATTTAAAACGATCTTTTCCAAATCCTTCTTTGAGTAAATCTTTATCTAATAATTGACCGACAACTAATGTGGTTGCTAATGCACCGAGTGGCATTAAAATATTAGAAACTAAGAAGTCCATATTATCAAAAATTGTTCCCGCTCCAAATTGTACATCACTTAATGTACCAAATGATAACATAGCCGGAATACTAATCATTAATACCCCAATACTTGTTAATAGTGCAACACGTGAACGTTTTGAGTTATCGTTGCGCGTTAAGTTTGAAACATTCAATTCCAGCAATGAAATAGATGACGTTAACGCAGCGAATAAGAATAAGATTAAGAAAATCACATAGAATAATGTCCCATATTGCATTTTATCGAACACGAGTGGTAATACTTTGAATAATAAGCCTGGGCCTTCTGTTGGTTCATAACCAAATGCTTGTAGCGCTGGGAAAATTGCCAAACCAGCCAAAATAGAGATGAAAATATTCATGATCACAATCGATAACGCAGATGATTTTACCGTCATTTCTTTAGACGCATAACTTGCATATGTAATCATCCCTGTCGTCCCAAGTGATAATGCGAAGAACGATTGACCTAACGCAAACAACATCGATTCCATTGTAATGTCTGAAATACGCGGTTGGAATAAGAAACGGACACCTTCTGCAGCACCTTCTAATGACATAGACTTCGCTACAATAATCAGTAAAAAGATGAATAGTAACGGCATCATAATTTTAGATGCTTTCTCAAGTCCTTTTTCTACACCTAACATCACAATGGCACATGTTAACCCAATAAAAATAAATTGTCCCATAATCGTGTAAACAGGATTGCTAATAATTGATTCAAATGTAATATCCGTTAGACCTGTTGGTAATACGTGTAGCAGTTGCATCAGAACGATCCCGATATAGATGACAATCCAACCACCGATAACACTGTAAAAACCAAATAATACAAAAACAGCAATATTACCGTTCCATCCTATGATGTTCAGCCATTTTTTATTTGTCAATTTACCATATATTTCAGTTGTATAAGTACGACCTGCTTTACCTACAACGAACTCCATAACAAGGAGTGGTAGGCCAACTAATATTGTAAATAATAAAAACATAAGCAAAAACGCACCGCCACCGTACATACCTGCCATATACGGAAACTTCCACATCGCACCTAAGCCTATCGCTGAACCGGCACTTGCCAATATAAAACCTGTTGATGTTTTCCATTGCGACTCTTTTGGCATCCTTTACACCCTTTCTGCGTTAAAGCGATAAAGTATTTTTTAACGTAATCTATAGAACTATAACATACTATAAAAATCCCGGCAATATACGATCACTCTTTTTTCTGAAAATTATTACGAAAATTTTATGTAAGCGTTGAATATTTCATTTCATTTGGTATGATTAAGTTGAATAAAGAGGTGATGAATCAGATGACTCAAAAATTAAAAGAACTTTGCTATCTTATAGCGATTATTATCAGTACACTTTGCGCCTTGTCTTCTGTACTATTTAGTCTAAATCCTGCGATTACTGCTACAGTCACATTTATCTCCGTCGTCACATTCGCAGTCCTATATTTTGTAGTACCAACAACGGACAAACGTGGTAGACGCATTAAGTAACAGCATAAAAACAGCGTGTTTCCTACAATGGACAACACGCTGTTTTTTCGTTTTTCCTATGGAATCACCTATTATTTTTGTAAAAATTTCTCGATGTAAAAAGCCGATTCTTCAATAGAACGATATTCTGTATTGATCACTGTTGCATTGAGTCGCGCAAACATTTCTTCAGCATAAGCCAATTCTTTTTTAATACGTGATAAGTCATTGTATGTTGCCTTTCCTGAGATGCCGAGTACCTTCACGCGTTCTGTACGGATATTCATAATATATTCTGGACTCGCTGTAAGACCGAATACTTTCAGATTTTTTTGTTTAAATACTTCATCTGGAATACCGACTTCTGGTACTAATGGAATATTTGCGATTTTATAGCCTTTATTCGCTAAGTACATACTAAGTGGCGTTTTAGACGTACGTGACACGCCTAATATCAAAGCATCCGCTTCACCAATATCTGTAAAATGCTTACCATCATCATATTTTACAGAGTATTCGATTGCTTCGATACGTTTGAAATAATCATCATCTAGCTTATGAATCATTCCTGTTTCCGACACGGGTTCGATACCCGTTTTCTCTTGAACCATATTCATGAAGTCTGTCATATAGTCCACATACTGAATATGGTGTTCCTCAGCATACGCCTTAGCCATTTCATTGTATTTGCGTGAAACAATCGTTGTCACAACAATGGCCTCTTTTTCCACTGCTAGCGCCAAAATTGTTCGCAAATCATCTTCACTCTTAATAAAGGGGAACTTTTTAATCTGTACTTGTTTGACATCCGGAAATTGTCCCATCACTGCTTGTGTCATGCGTTGAGCAGTTTCACCCAGCGCATCAGACACGATAAAAATAGTTAACTGCTGCTTACTCACTCTTATCTTCCTCTCTCAGCCTCACTCTGTGCTGTGGCTAGAATCGCACCTGGCACACGGAATGGTGAGCATGATACATAATCAATCGCTAAGTCGTTGAAGTAACCAATTGATTTCGGATCGCCACCTAATTCACCACAGACACCGATTTTAATACTTGGTTTCACTGCTTTTGCTTGTGTAACTGCAACATCAATTAACGCACCTACACCTTCTTTATCAATTGTTTGGAATGGATCTACCGCTAAAATTTGATTCGTCACATACTCATTAATAAATTTACCCGCATCATCACGAGAGAAACCATATGTCAATTGTGTTAAATCGTTTGTACCAAAGCTGAAGAAGTCACATTCCTCTGCCAAGGCACCTGCTACCATACATGCACGTGGTGTTTCAATCATTGTACCAATTAAGTACGTTAATGATTGACCTGTTTCTTCTGCAAGTTTATCGATACATGCTACAATTTGTTCTTTTAATAACTTAAATTCTTCTACTGTTGATACAAGTGGGATCATAATTTCTGGCTTACAATGAATGCCTTCTTCTTGTAAACGTGCCACACTTCCCATAATCGCTTCAGCTTGCATCACATACAATTCTGGATACGTAATTGCTAAACGACAACCACGGTGACCTAACATTGGGTTTGTTTCGTGTAATTCCGCAATACGCTTATTCAATTGTTGTTCAGAAATATTAAGTTGTTGTGCAACATTGCGTACTTCATCACCCGCTTTTGGTAGGAACTCATGCAATGGTGGATCTAATAAACGGACAATCGTTGGACGTTCCCCAGATAAACGGAAGATTTGTTCAAAGTCTTCTGTTTGGTAGTCGCGGATTTTGTTTAACGCTTGGATACGTGTTTCATGATCTGATGACAGAATGAATCGACGCATTTCTACTAGACGCTCAGCACCAAAGAACATATGCTCCGTACGTACAAGTCCAATACCAACTGCATCAAATTGATAACCCGCTTCAATGTCTGGTTTTGTTTCTGCATTCATACGGACATCTAAGCGTGCTACTTCTTTCGCCCATGACATAAATAGATCGAAAGCCTCGCTATGTTCTGCACTTGTTGTTTCAACAGCACCTACGTAGAGATCACCATTTGAACCGTCTACAGATACTTCATCAAGTTCATGAA
This region of Staphylococcus sp. IVB6240 genomic DNA includes:
- a CDS encoding YibE/F family protein, with product MQRLLQNPWHVMIGVCLALTIALISFTYYNASFYQVPIGEVTKINSHQSKKTLNAQHNKDMHYTDQLSIKLLNTNQKGTTVKVEHQYNGSHTEAQPYHTGDRLLLHINPSTKEAYIVEKKRDTLVVTILSVFILSLLIIGQRIGFQSVLSLAMNTGAILVAVWIYNKYPNLNLFLLMSFAIVLATILTLTLVTGWQSRTIVTIVSTLLGTFICVAIAWLVITSTNSQGIKYETMSFLTVQPKMIFLTSVLVGTLGAVMDVAITISSGMYEILQRTPNIQTQRWIKAGQNIGKDIMGTMTNILLFSYLAGSLPMLLLFLKNGNTLTYSISMNWSLEICRAIIGGIGIVLTVPLTILLMQIWYHWKGGRIS
- a CDS encoding YibE/F family protein, with protein sequence MNAIFILMVILFILMSLFGGKTGVVSFLTLFLNFIILFITLLFIVFGAPIYMMSLIFSLLIAAVNLFLLNGVNIKTIAAFIASIITALLMLGAIYFSVQVGHLQGFTPEEQDETYVYSLNIGINMTQFMIFTVILAVIAAVIDLAITISSPVYELHLTNSSLTQRQLFVSGMRVGREILATSANTIYLAFLGGSLTLLFWFFNLDYRLGHLINTKLFSQEVITIALGGIAIAICIPITAFITAWLLKHRTPFMNQPTQSAIAQHTKNDK
- a CDS encoding LysM peptidoglycan-binding domain-containing protein; its protein translation is MRKKLIAAVIGTSAISTVAAVSDAEAATYRVQAGDSLWSIATKHQISIAQLKSYNNLNSNLIFPNQVLKISGGSTTVRQTNQTNNVTSNTYTVRSGDSLAAIAARYGTTYQNIMRLNGLNNFWIYPGQQLRVSGTATTNQTTSSQNTANTASNSSYYTVQPGDSLGLIASKYGTTYQNIMNLNGLNSFLIHPGQKLRVSGTATTNQATSNQNANTANTTSNSSYYTVQPGDSLGLIASKYGTTYQNIMNLNGLSGFLIFPGQKLKVTGTGMGAQTQTPTTATTTYGSTSTFNHSNLYDWGQCTWHVFNKRQAAGRGISTYWWNANVWDDNAVRDGYTVNYQPAVGAILQSDLGYYGHVAYVERINGDGSVLVSEMNYSAGPGVLTYRTIPSYSANSFKYIH
- a CDS encoding bifunctional cystathionine gamma-lyase/homocysteine desulfhydrase, with product MNKKTLLIHGGKTTDPYTGAVTTPIYQTSTYEQDGIGSLRQGYEYSRTANPTRTALESVIADLEHGKHGFAFGSGIAAISAVMMLLDQGDHVIVGSDVYGGTYRAMTKVFERYGISFDFVNTTDVQNIADKIQDNTKMVFIETPSNPLLRITDIRAVSELAHKHELLTVVDNTFMTPYFQTPLTLGADIVLHSATKYLGGHSDVVAGLVAVSDDALAERIGFIQNSTGGVLGPQDSYLVVRGMKTLGLRLDQIEKNALAVVSMLEEHPNVAKVYHPSQKDHLNYDVHQAQAEGTPGVVSFEVADVEQAKQLVTDTRYFTLAESLGAVESLISVPSLMTHASIPADIRAKEGIADGLVRLSLGIEDTEDLVADLKQALDALTAK
- a CDS encoding cysteine synthase family protein; the encoded protein is MNTIDLIGQTPLVQLKHYSTEDVRIFAKLEMHNPGGSIKDRLGKYLIEQAITRGDLQRGGRLVEATAGNTGIGLALVATQYDIECVIFAPEGFSEEKIEIMRAMGATIYRTPRSEGMLGARQAAQDYAQTEGAYYTNQFETLDNPAAYRDTLAQELLVALPSMDYFVAGAGSGGTFSGVSEILQKQGVKSVVVEPEGSILSGGKKGKHDTEGIGVEVWPPFLDASWIDRVEVVSDELAFRHVRELAKNEGLLVGSSSGAALEGALRVAKRIEKGDIVVVFPDGSDRYMSKQIFQYGGV
- a CDS encoding carboxylesterase family protein codes for the protein MVIVQTSLGQLHGIHNKDFDVFKGIPYAVPPIGKRRFRHAELWTQRWEGTRDARAFGAVPVQPPNTLEAFFSANQSSYEQNEDCLTLNIWRPNSSRHQRPLPVLLYFYGGSFVNGHSAQDLYQPEAIVKQEPVIVVTCNYRLGALGFLDWSALNQTWDSNNGLSDQICALQWVYEHIAAFGGDPTHITLVGQSAGAMSIQALLQLPQVQPLVRNAVLMSGILQPDTAEHAQQKAQEFQSLKLQVAPDTPWEELSSETILDLMGQHQAQYGKSKGLELLYQPVTTNQMPIHQNAPLPCPIWMGITTSEGDIYIKNAQKVLAPIQFQKVISRAGLPLPDVHEIETAQQQRDYITQHYFHSPFHHYVKLLKPHTDVYTYLFDWSHSAHPLYHSAYHILDVLFWFGRLDIIKAQGAMVTQHEEQLSQQMIHDLYTFAYTSQLPQKYYQYQ
- a CDS encoding sodium-dependent transporter yields the protein MPKESQWKTSTGFILASAGSAIGLGAMWKFPYMAGMYGGGAFLLMFLLFTILVGLPLLVMEFVVGKAGRTYTTEIYGKLTNKKWLNIIGWNGNIAVFVLFGFYSVIGGWIVIYIGIVLMQLLHVLPTGLTDITFESIISNPVYTIMGQFIFIGLTCAIVMLGVEKGLEKASKIMMPLLFIFLLIIVAKSMSLEGAAEGVRFLFQPRISDITMESMLFALGQSFFALSLGTTGMITYASYASKEMTVKSSALSIVIMNIFISILAGLAIFPALQAFGYEPTEGPGLLFKVLPLVFDKMQYGTLFYVIFLILFLFAALTSSISLLELNVSNLTRNDNSKRSRVALLTSIGVLMISIPAMLSFGTLSDVQFGAGTIFDNMDFLVSNILMPLGALATTLVVGQLLDKDLLKEGFGKDRFKFFYPWYALVKFVLPFVILAVFILQLV
- a CDS encoding pyruvate, water dikinase regulatory protein; translation: MRVSKQQLTIFIVSDALGETAQRMTQAVMGQFPDVKQVQIKKFPFIKSEDDLRTILALAVEKEAIVVTTIVSRKYNEMAKAYAEEHHIQYVDYMTDFMNMVQEKTGIEPVSETGMIHKLDDDYFKRIEAIEYSVKYDDGKHFTDIGEADALILGVSRTSKTPLSMYLANKGYKIANIPLVPEVGIPDEVFKQKNLKVFGLTASPEYIMNIRTERVKVLGISGKATYNDLSRIKKELAYAEEMFARLNATVINTEYRSIEESAFYIEKFLQK